A region of the Muricauda sp. MAR_2010_75 genome:
TGAAACGGGCAAGCCAAAATTTTCAATTAAGTCCTTCTTCATGTCAATGGATTGACAAATAATCTTATCCTGTGATTTTAATGCCAAGCGATAGGGCAAAGCAGGCCTTTCATTTTCGGTACTCTCATTCTCCATACTAAAGCTGGATATGGTGGTTTCCCTGGCCACAAATTTTATCCAAGGAAAAGCAAGTCCGATCAGCCCTGTTACCGTATTTACGTGTCCCATGGCACCAATCACAATTTTAGGCCTGTTCTTGATCAGAAACTTAATAATTGCAGGAATGGCATTTTTGACCCGGCTTTTGTTTAGAAAGGTTACGGGAATGTTCTCTACGTTATATTTCTGGTCAGCATTGGAACCGGTAATCAGCAAATGGGAATTAAATAGGCTAGGGTCTATGTTTTGGGCCAAAAAAGACATCACCCGCTCAGCACCTCCAGAACGCAATGATGGCAAAATAAAAAGGACATCAATTTTTTTCTCCAATTCTAAATGGGTTTTATGGTTTTGTTTTGAAAAGCTCTTGCGACTTAATTTTGATGAACATTATTGGCCATTGTTTTAGGTTGATTTCGCTTTTTAATCAGGAATTGGACTCAAATGCTGTGATTCCTCCTCTGGTTTTGAAAGTAAGCCCTGGGATTCGAGACCCAATAACATTAGAACCATAAAAAACGGATAGTCCGCACTGAGAAAAATGTTGTTGTGAAAGCTTATATGGGTGGCATAGCCCAACAGGCACAAGATAAAAAAGACCCGCATTATGGAATTTGAATTTCTATTGTGCTCCAATAAAAATTTCACCAACATAAAGAGCAGCCCATACCCAAGCAACGAATAATAAATGCCCACATTGATGATGCCATTGTGTGAAGTTAAATGCAATATGGCAGTATGTCCAAACTTGTGGTACATATCTTGTTTTACGGCTTTGTATTCTTTTTGGGATACTCCAAATGGATAGGTTACTGCAGCAGTGACACCTGTTAGCCATAATAATGGCCTACTATCAGACTCCCCTTCTGAACTCAATTTGGTCAATCGGGAGTTTTTGGGCAAAAAATAGTCTTGGCCCACAACAACGAAGAGTGAAAGAAGCAAGCCTGCAACAAACATGGCAGATTGGTACATAGGCCTTTTTTTATGGGGAACAAAAAAGAAATAACCGCCAATTATAACAAGTTCCCCCAATAGCAATGAACGGGTCTGGGTAAGAATGGAGCAAACAAATAGAACTCCAAGCAAGCCCATGTAAATTCTTTTTTTGGTTTTGATATACATAAAAAAGGCCATGCAAAAACTGCTTATGGCAAAGTAAGAGAATGAGATGGTAGAGGCAAAGGGGCCAGCTAACCTGAATCTATCAGCATACCCTCCAGAAATATACATATCTTCGTTTTCAAGAGTTCCAGAAACACGACTACCTTCAGTCACATTTGAAAATAGAAACCTTTTAAATTCAAACATTTCACTAGCAATGGGCGAAATAGGGTGCTGTAAAAGGGCGAACAGACAAATAAAGAAATGGCCTATTAAAACTACATTTACGTATTTTAAATTCTTTTGGGCAATAAGGAAAAATAAATAGGAAAATACAATAAAGGAGAATCCCTTGAACAAATCAATTAAAACATATTTGGTTTCTATTTCATTAAGGGCCAAAATACGGAGATTAACAAGAAATAGTAATAGCGTGAAAGCTACTAAAAAAATATTCCACCCCCTAAAAAAGGAATTGGTCTTTAGCGCTGTTAGATAAGGCTTAAAGAGTATAAAAAAGAATAGGAACTCCAACCCACGGTCAATACTGATAAGGCCTCCCAAGCGAAATTTGATAAAGACATTGTCAAACGCCAATAAAAAGGCAATAATTATGTAAGGGACCTTTAGATTCATGGATGTTCTGCAAAAAAGTCTTTAAAAATGGGTACTCGAACCATATAATTTTTAATCTTTCCAGGCAACGAATTGGCAACTAAAATAAACATGGAAAGATTATTAGGGGTAAAAATTATATTTTTCTTGCTCTTAAAATATAGTACAAATATGGGCAAATATACCGTTACGGTTATAGCCAGATGAATCCATTTTGATTTAATTTCGAAATAATAGAGCACTACCGTGCTCAGCACAAAAAGTAAATGAAAAATGATGTTTTTTGATAGGTCTTTTATTAGCCCAACACCTGAAAAATCCAAAACCTTATAGAGTCTATAGGCTATTTGCACATAATTGATCACAGTGGCCACCAATACCCCGGCAGCGACCCCAGGCAACGAATAGAGAAGGCCACCAATATAGGTGCAGACAAACATTAAGACCGCAAATATCAGTTGGTAATAGGCTCCCCTGTACACAATCCCCAACGATTTAAGGTATGACTTGTTTATTCGGGTCCCAAAACGGAAAGCCAGCCCCAATATCAACAATTGCAGTGGTAGTACCGCAGACCCCCATTGACCTCCCAAAAACGCATCGATAATAAATTCTGCATTGATCAAAATCAATACACTTATGGGAACCAAGAGCCCAAAACAAAAGGTTGTACTAAACGTATAGAAAGATGATAGTTTTTTAATGTCGTTCTGTTTTTGGGATAGAATAGGGAATAGGACCTTGTCGAAAATAGTCCCAAAAAAACTGGCGGGTATGGAATACAATTGGAAGGCCTTTGAATAAAACCCCAACAAAGCGGTCCCCAAGGTTCTGCCCACAATAATATTATCCGCTTTTTCACCAAAAAAGTTAAATATAATCCCTAGGGTATGACCTGAGCCAAAAAAGAACAGATCCTTTAAAGGCTGCTTTTCCAAACGCAATGAAAATTTGGGGACCTCATAACAAATGGTCAAACAAACAGTAATGCAAAGTCCAATAAACTGGCCCCAAATGAGTGACCAATACCCATAACCCAGATAGGCCAAGATTATGGAAACTGTACCTGAACCCAAGAGGTAGGCTGCCAGGCCAATTTTAACCCCCACATCAAACCGGAACTTTCTACTCAATAGGGCTTCACCTACACTGCCAAAACTTACCAAAGGAAAAAAGATGGAAAAAAATTGAAGTGCCTCAATGTCTTTTTGAATGTGGAAAAAATCAGCAAATACTGGAGTGAGGGCATAATAGGCAAATCCCAAAAGGGTTCCTAAAAGAATGGAAAACGTATAGGCCAGTGAAATATGTTTGTTGGTTATCTCGGGTAATTGAACCAATGAACTTGCAATACCCATTGTAGTGATTTGCTTTGTAAAATTGACCACGATCATGATTATGGCAACAACACCAAATTCTTCAGGAGTAAGTAGCCTGGATAGAATACCTATGACCAATAACTGTAAAACAATTTGGACAACTGAACCCGAAAAATTCCAAATAAAGCCTTTTATTCCTTTTTTGGTAAGTGAATCGTTCTTTGAAGGACCCATAAAAAGTTTACAAAATTAGTCTATTAAAAAAGTTAACGGTGAATCAGTCATTTATTGTTATGCCATTGGATTTTTTAAAGCGCAGTGGGGGTACAGATATTACAAAACTTCGCTGTATTTTCCAGATTATATTTTTTATTGGACCGTTGTATTGGATCCAATAAATTTCGTAACAAAGATTTCATCAAAATTCACGCTAAGGTCTAAACTTTTTTCGAGCCAAAAACATTTTATCATCCCAACTACCCATTTTTTCGTTATAGCATCCATTTTGGATGCAAAAACAGGCGAAAACGCTAAATCAATGTTAAAACTGTCGCTCCAAAGATCCAAAAGAAAAATGGACCCGTATCTCGGTGAAAAAATTGTTAACCCCATAAGGCAATCAAGAGCGATTGTATGAATTTTAGTATCGATGAAATAACTGATATTTAAAAAACCATGTATTTCATCGAAAAAAGACAACTTTTAATCGGAGTTTTTCGTTTTTAATATACTATTGCATACTGAATCTTGAATTGTACTTTTTTTAACCTTACTTATGAAACGTAACCCCACCCCAACTACGTTTATGTTGTTTATTATTTCTTTTTTCTTTTTGGTGTTTTCTTCATGTCAAAAAGATTCAGATTTATTCGCCGAAGCAGTTTTGGATGACCCAGAAACCATAACTGACAATGATTCTGATGGCGGTAATGGTTCTGAAGTTGAAACAGCAACAATTACGTTAAATGCAATTGATGATGCTTATTTACAGGACGGCAAAGGTTTTGATGAAGACATTGTCCGCGTTGAAGCCGATGTAAGAACAACCTATTTGAAATTTGACTTAAGATCTATTGAAGGAACCATAACGGATGCGTACCTTGAATTTACCACTGATTCCGACCAAGGTCATGGTCACTTGGAAGCTTATAAAGGAACTGGTAATGATTGGACCGAAGAAACCCTATCACTTGAAAATGCTCCGAGCATTGGAGTACTTTTGGGAGAGGTGGACAGTGAATATGCTGTTGGCTATAATCAGCGTATCCCTTTGGAAATCAAATCGTTGACCCCTTCCTTAACATCCATTGTTTTGAACATTGCATCTGGAAATGATATTTCAATATCCTCAAAGGAGAGCCCAAACAATCCTGGTCCACGCTTGGTGGTTGAATATGCGGGCAAGGTTAATGACAATCCACAACCAGATGATGAAAATGGCAACGACGGCAATATTGTTATCGATGACGTTATCACACTTAATGGTTTAAAAGCATTCCCATCAGCCTTTGGAGCCGGCAAAGATTTTAGAATCAATCCTTCGAGTGCTAGAATCTATGAAGTGACTAATCTCAATGATAGTGGTTCAGGTTCATTTAGAGAAGCTTTTGAGGCATCTGGCGAAAGGATAATCATTATAAAAGTTGAAGGCATAGTAAATCATACATCTCCATTGGACAATCAATCATCAAGTAACGGTAATGTAGCGATATGGGGCCAAATGGCGCCGGGATTGGGAATGACGCAAATTGGGGAGAGGTTCTCATGGAGGAACTCTGGGAACATTCTCATAAGGCATATCACTTCCCAGCACAATGATCCAAGCTGTACCCCCAATGTTGATTGTTTTGACTGTCTTAATTTTTACAAACAAGAGGCTAATTCTTCTATTTACGTAGACCATTGTTCATTTAGATATGCATCTGACCAAGTATATACGATAGAAAGCGAAGAAGGTACAGCCAAAAGTACTTCGGCCTATCTACTTATAGCAGAGGCGAACCCAGCTCACAATACGGGGACCATAATAGGCGACCAAGGTAAAGATGAAAATGATGTTGGTAATTTCACGTTTGCTCGTAACATGTTCTACAACATAAGTCACAGAACACCCAATATGAGTGGAAGAACTGGCGGTTTTGAGGTCTACAATAACTGGATTTCAAACTGGAACGGTAGGCTTTCCAGGACAAATGGAAACATTGATGTTGATTGGTTCAAGAACTATGCCCAAGGGGGCAACATGTCCCATTGGACAACAGCACACGTGAACCAAATGGGTGATGGTATTACCGCTTTCTACACCTATACGGCGGATAATTATGTAACAGGCTTTGATGAAAGCCCATCTGGGAACCAAACAAATCTTTGGGTGAATTTTAAGGACAATTCAGAGGGTGGTGATGAGAGATCAATATTATCATATCATTATGAATCATCAAGAATAAATAATTTTGGAGACCCTGCTGATGGTATTTGGGATGTCATGAACGTTCCCAACAAACTACAATATGCAGTAGGACATAACAGAGGTATCAATGCCGATGGTAGCCCTGGATTTTTCAGAGATGATATTGATACAGAATACATTGAGCGTTCTATTAATGGGACAACCCCTTCCCGTTATCGTGAGCCTTCAGAATGGAATAACACATCATTCACCAATACAGATATGTATGTGGATTCCGATGGTGACCATATGCCAGATTGGTTCGAAAACCAGCATGATCACCTTAACCCCAATAATCCAAATGATATGTTGGCAACCCATGTGGATTGGACCTTTGCTGATGGATATGCAGTAGTGAATAATGCAGGATATACCAATCTTGAAATCTGCGCCGAATACTATGCGGGAGGTTTTGAAACCATGATTGACGGTACCAATAACCTAAAAATCAACGACTGATTTTTTAATTCTTCTTTAATACAAAAAATAAAGTCCTGTTGACAGTTTTAATGGAACCGCCCTATGAATTTCATAGGGCGGTTTTATTTTGGAATTCTTTGATTAAAATGTTCATTGGCACTTTTAAATTGCATCAAATAGGGTAAAAAAGGCTTTTGGTCGAGAGTACCGTAATACGGGGTTGTTAGTTCCGGGAAATTGTTATTTTTAAAACCAATAACCTCCAAAGACGTAACGAGTCTTCGGGATACCAAAGCAATTTGTTTTATGGGAACCAATTATTTGGAGCAGCCTATTATTTTTTTGGGAGCGCCAAGATCAGGCACATCGGTAATTTCTGAAATTGTGATGCGTCACAAAGACTTGGCCTATCCGTCCCAATACCAACCTCGGGTCTTGGGAAATACCAACATCAATTATTTGAGAAGACTTGCGGATAACCCATTTTGGAGATTTCACGGTCAAAAAAAACAGCTCAATAGGGTATCGCTATTAAATTACTTTATATTCCGTTCTGTGGAGGCCTATCCTATGTGGAATTACTTGGTAAGGGATGGAATAAGCTTTTCACAGGATTTTTTGATCAATGAAGAAGCAACTCCAAAAGAGAAGAAACGGATTGTTTCTTTTTTTAAGAAGCTGGTTAAAAAACAGGGCAAGAAAAGATTGGCATTTAAAATAACAGGACCTTCCCGGTTAAATTACTTGTTGAGCATTTTCCCAGATGCAAAGGTTGTCCATATTACCAGAGATCCCATTGCTGTGGTGAATTCATTAATGCGGGTACCTTTTTGGAAGACTAGGGGCATGACTACGTTTTGGTGGCAAGGCGCTTATGATAAGACAGATTATAACTGGCTGGAATCCAATAAATCGGATAGCGTTCAAATAACCGCCTACCAAGTAAAGAGAGTCATTGAAGTCACTAAAAAAGAGATTGATGAACTCAGACCAGATGCCTTAAGGGTGCAATATTCCAATTTTATTAAAAACCCAGAAAGTACAATCCAAGAAATTCTTTCCTATACTGGTTTAAGTCAAGACAAGGCATGTTTTGATTATTTTAAAAAGAACAAAATCTATAACCAAAACAAGAAAAATTCAACTTTCTTTTCGGCTGGAGAAAGAGAAAAACTCGAAAATCTCTTTGATAAATAAAATCAGCCTGCCTTGATAAAAACCATACTCATTCCGAATATTACAACAAAAGGAATATGGAAGAGGTTTTAAGTTATAAAAAGGCCGTGTAATAATAAGTTCAACTAGTGTTCGCAAATTCACTCAAAAAACTTTATACTTTAAAAATAAACTTGAACAAGCTAAAGCAACTCAAAATATGGGCTATAAATTAAATCATGAATTATAATAGCCTTTATACCAATCCACAAAAGACTGAATACCTTCCGCAACAGGGGTATTTGGCCTGTAGTTATAATCCGCAATTAAATCATCCACATCGGCCCAGGTACGGGTTACATCGCCTGGTTGCATGGGCATCATATTTTTTTCGGCTTTGGTACCCAAACTTTTTTCAATGGCTTCAATAAAATCCATCAACTTTACAGAGCTATTGTTGCCAATATTATAGAGTTTGTACAATTCTTTCCGTTCGTTCACTGGCTTTTCAATGATGCGCTCAACCCCTTCCACAATATCATCTACATAGGTAAAGTCACGCTCCATTTTACCATGGTTAAAAACATTTATGGGCTTGCCTTGGATTATCGCTTTTGTAAACAGATAAATGGCCATGTCTGGTCTTCCCCAAGGGCCATAAACGGTAAAAAAGCGGAGTCCTGTTGTGGGTATCCCATACAAATGACTATAGGTGTGCGCCATCAGTTCATTACTTTTTTTGCTCGCCGCATATAGGCTTATGGGGTGGTCCACATTGTCGTGCACAGAAAACGGAATCTTTTCGTTCAATCCATACACGCTGGAACTACTTGCATATACCAAATGCTTTATCTTGTGATGTCGGCAACATTCCAAGAGATTCAAGAAACCAACAATATTGCTGTCAATATAGGAAGCGGGATTTTCCAAACTATAACGCACCCCTGCTTGGGCCGCCAAATTGCAGACCACATCAAAATCATGATCTTTGAAAAGTGCTGGAAGGGCCTCTCTGTCTTCCAAATCCATTTTTACAAAAATCATTTTTTCACCATGAATACTGCTGGAACTATGTACTTTTTCTTGCTGGACATCCTTGGTATCAATCCCCAGCTGTTGCAAACGGTCGTACTTTAGACTTACCTCGTAATAGTCATTGAGGTTGTCAAGTCCAACAACGGAATGTCCACCTTTCAGCAATGCTTCACAGAGGTGATATCCTATAAAACCAGCGGCACCGGTCACCAATATTCTCATGATTGCCCAATTTTGTAATATTTGAACCCAATAGAATCCATTTTCTCTTTTTCAAGGATTCTTCTTCCGTCAAACACAAAAGCGGGTTTTAACATCAACTCAAAAAGGGCAGGCCAATCGTAGTTTTTAAACTCATCCCATTCCGTTAATATGGCAATGGCGTGGGCGTCTTTGCATGCTTCCTTAGGGTCTTTGACCACCTTTAAAAGTTTTCTGTTTTCCTCAGGACTCCTGGTTCCCAAATAATCCAAATCCGCATAAATGGTTTCCTCTGAAACCTTGGGATCATAGACAACAATTTGGGCCTGTTCGTCCAAAAGGGCATCTGCTACATAAATGGCGGCAGACTCACGGGTGTCGTTCGTGTCTTTTTTAAATGCCCAACCATAGAAACAAATTTTCTTGCCCGATACCGTATTATATAATGTAGAAATAATATTGTCGGCAAAACGTCTTTTTTGATAGTCGTTCATAAGGATGACTTGCTCCCAATAGTCGGCCACTTCGGCGAGCCCGTAACTTTTGGCGATATACACCAAGTTTAGGATGTCTTTTTGGAAGCATGAACCTCCAAAACCAACAGAGGAATTCAGGAATTTAGATCCTATGCGGCTATCAAAACCAATTGCTCTTGACACTTCGGCCACATTGGCATCTGTTTTTTCACAAAGTGCGGAGATTGAATTTATGGAAGAAACCCGTTGGGCCAAAAATGCATTGGCCACCAATTTAGATAACTCGGAAGACCATACATTGGTCTGCAATATTCGCTCTTTGGGCAACCAATGTTCGTAGACCCAGCTAAGGGTGTCCTTGGCTTCTTGCCCGGATTTGGTCTCATCGCCACCAATCAGTACCCTATCGGCGTTCAATAGATCGTCAACGGCAGTACCTTCAGCCAAAAATTCAGGATTGGAAAGGATTTCAAACTTAACCCCTTTTCCAGTGTTGTCCAAAATACTTTTAATGGCTTGGGCCGTTCTAACGGGCAGGGTTGATTTTTCAACCACTATCTTATCCGTTTTGGACACTTTGGCGATATTTCTTGCACAAAGCTCAATATATTTAAGGTCGGCTGCTTGACCTTTTCCTTTACCGTAGGTCTTGGTGGGAGTGTTTACCGAGATGAATATCATTTCGGCTTCATCAATGGCTTTGTCCACCTCAGTTGAAAAAAACAAATTTCTCCCTCTAGTTTCGTCAACTATCTCTTTTAGACCGGGTTCATAAACAGGAAGAAGGTCAAGATTTTCGTGGTTCCAAAGGTCTACTCTTTTTTGGTTGATGTCAACCACGGTAACGTCAATTTCAGGGCAATTCTTTGCTATTACTGCCATAGTGGGGCCACCTACATAGCCGGCGCCAATACAGCAAATCTTATTGATTTTTTTCATTAGGGATTTAGGTTTCTTTTTTGCAAATGTTATAATAACTTTAAAAACTTTCCATTATTGTTTACAAAAAAGGACATATTACCCACTTATTTCGTTCACTGACACACAACCAAAGAATGTTCATACAAATTTCACTTTTAATATCCCTTTAATCGATAATTTTACGCCTTGAACGAATTATGGCTTTGGCTAGGATGCAGTTGGCTACATTTGATTCCCGAATAACCTTAACTAGATTCAATTTTGATGACAAAAACCAAAATATGGTTGTCTTCACCCCACATGGGAGGAACCGAACAGCACTATGTCAAAGAAGCTTTCGATACCAATTGGGTAGCTCCTTTGGGGCCGAACGTTGATGGTTTTGAAAACTCGATATCCGATTTCTATAATAATGAGGTAAACACTGCCGCACTTAGTTCAGGTACTGCGGCAATTCACCTGGCACTAAAACTTTTAGGTGTTTCCCATGATGATGATGTTATTTGCCAGAGCTTTACGTTTTCCGCTTCAGCAAATCCCATCACCTATTTGGGGGCGAATCCCATTTTTGTGGATAGTGAAAAGGATACATGGAACATTTCACCGGAATTATTGGAAGAAGCTATTTTGGACCGTATTGAAAAAGGGAAAAAACCAAAGGCAATTGTAGCAGTACACTTATATGGAATGCCCTACAAGACCGAAGAGGTAGCCGAAATTTCCGCCAAATACGAAATTCCGGTAGTGGAAGATAGCGCTGAAGCTCTGGGCAGTTCTGTAAACGGGAAAAAATGTGGAAGTTTTGGAGAAATTGGCATATTGTCATTCAATGGAAATAAAATCATCACTACCTCTGGTGGTGGTGCACTGCTCACAAAAGATATTGATGTAAAGAGAAAAGCAGTTTTCTTGGCCACACAGGCTAGGGATAACGCACCACATTATGAACACTCTTCTATTGGACACAACTATAGAATGAGCAATATTTTAGCGGGTATAGGACGTGGTCAAATGGAAGTTTTAACCGACAGGGTCACTGCAAGAAGAGTAAATTACCAGTACTATAAACAACGATTAGGGCACCTTGAATCGATTCAATTTTTGGAAGAGCCCAATGGCTTTTACTGTAATCGCTGGCTTACCTGTATCCTTACCCCATCTTATGAGTCAAGGGAAAAATTAAGGCTTGCCCTACAAGCTGAAGATATTGAGAGCAGACCACTCTGGAAGCCCATGCACGAACAACCCGTGTTCAAAAATTTTAAAAGTTATACCAATGGAACGTCTTCTGATCTTTTCAAAAGGGGACTTTGTTTGCCCAGCGGTTCCAACTTGCTCGAAGAAGATTTGTACAGAATAACCTCCCTAATCTTAAATAATCTAGACCAATGCTAAAAAAATACATTTTAAAGAACTCACATCGATATGCATCAAAATGGTTGGTTTTGGCCATTGACACTTTGGTCATTGCATTTTCTTTTGTGCTTTCCTATATCATCAGATTCAATCTTTCCTTTGATTTTGATGTTTCAAAGCTTTTGGTACAATTGCCTGTTGTCATGGTCATGGCTGCCGCTGCTTTTGTGGTGACAGGATCTCATAAGGGATTCGTTAGGCATACGGGAATCAAGGACATTTACAACATTTTCAATGCAATATGCCTTTCCAGTATCCTGATTATTTTTGTGATTATTCTTAATCGTCAGTTCGACTATGTTGATGGTTTCACCATACCACTTTCCATTATCATAATACACAGCCTTATCAGCTTTGTTGGACTTACTGCATCGCGATACATTTTTAAGGCCATGTACCACAACATGGTTGCTAAGTTCAAGGTTTTTAAAAATGTTTTCATCTATGGTGCAGGTGAATCAGGTATCATTACATGTAATGCGCTTAGCAACCATACGGCTACCAATTCCAAGGTGGTGGGGTTCATAGATGACGACAAGAAAAAATCTGGAAAGCGAATCAACGGTCTTCCTGTACATTCTAGATCAGATTTAACTGAATACCTAATAGATAAGTACAGTATAACTGAGATCATTGTTGCCATTCATAAGATTGATAACGTTAAACTTAGAAAACTGGTTGAAGGCTTGGTTGATTTACCTGTGCAAGTTAAGATCGTACCGCCTGTACAAGATTGGATCAATGGGGAATTTAAGGTATCCCAGATCAAGAACGTACAGATTGAAGATTTGCTCAACAGGGTGCCCATTAGCATTAGGAAGTCCAAAGTCTCTGAGGAGTTAAGGGGCAAAACCATTATGGTTACCGGAGGTGCCGGTTCCATCGGGAGTGAAATAGCGCGGCAAATTGCAAACTATGATTACAACGCCTTAATAATAATAGATCAAGCGGAGTCTGCTTTATATGATCTTCAACAAGAATTGAAACAAGCGGGGCACCACAATTTTGTTCCCATTGTAGCCGATATCCGGGACAAAAATAGGATGAACCACTTTTTTGAAGAGCACAAACCGGATATTCTTTTCCATGCGGCGGCCTATAAGCATGTGCCTTTAATGGAGTACAACGCATATGAGGCCATCAAAATAAATGTAGGCGGCACAAAAATCATTGCCGATCTCTCCATTAGCCATAATGTAGAGAAGTTTGTTTTTGTATCTACGGATAAGGCGGTGAACCCAACCAATGTAATGGGAGCTACCAAGCGTATCGCTGAAATGTACATCAGCTGTAAACAGCAAGAACAGAAAACCAAGTTCATAACCACCAGATTTGGGAATGTTTTGGGTTCAAATGGCTCAGTAATACCTCTTTTCAAAAAACAGATTGAAAAAGGAGGCCCACTTACCGTGACCCACAAAGACATTACACGTTACTTCATGACCATTCCTGAGGCATCCCAGTTGGTATTGGAAGCCGGTGCAATGGGAAAAGGTGGTGAGATCTTTATTTTTGACATGGGCGAATCGGTCAAAATATTTGACTTGGCCAAAAACATGATAAAACTTTCTGGT
Encoded here:
- a CDS encoding nucleoside-diphosphate sugar epimerase/dehydratase; protein product: MLKKYILKNSHRYASKWLVLAIDTLVIAFSFVLSYIIRFNLSFDFDVSKLLVQLPVVMVMAAAAFVVTGSHKGFVRHTGIKDIYNIFNAICLSSILIIFVIILNRQFDYVDGFTIPLSIIIIHSLISFVGLTASRYIFKAMYHNMVAKFKVFKNVFIYGAGESGIITCNALSNHTATNSKVVGFIDDDKKKSGKRINGLPVHSRSDLTEYLIDKYSITEIIVAIHKIDNVKLRKLVEGLVDLPVQVKIVPPVQDWINGEFKVSQIKNVQIEDLLNRVPISIRKSKVSEELRGKTIMVTGGAGSIGSEIARQIANYDYNALIIIDQAESALYDLQQELKQAGHHNFVPIVADIRDKNRMNHFFEEHKPDILFHAAAYKHVPLMEYNAYEAIKINVGGTKIIADLSISHNVEKFVFVSTDKAVNPTNVMGATKRIAEMYISCKQQEQKTKFITTRFGNVLGSNGSVIPLFKKQIEKGGPLTVTHKDITRYFMTIPEASQLVLEAGAMGKGGEIFIFDMGESVKIFDLAKNMIKLSGLKYPEDIDIKITGLRPGEKLYEELLANGENTLPTYNKKIMISKVRDLNYEFVRSKIDELFVSNMFFNGSIVQLMKEIVPEYISNNSDLCRFDKSKTADEKEIEDKKIMQS